Proteins encoded within one genomic window of Misgurnus anguillicaudatus chromosome 18, ASM2758022v2, whole genome shotgun sequence:
- the LOC129429646 gene encoding DBH-like monooxygenase protein 2 homolog, giving the protein MCAALLKHLRKRKTVFLKGNMSLLSLVLSLVLISVQLSWAQEDPLLPFSEHLDPEQKVRLKWGFDEIQGTILFELTVNTSGWIGFGFSPNGGMTGADIVIGGVEPNGSYFADWHAAGNSMPVVDQQQNYKLLSLNQSDGKTVMKFQRSIESCDEDDLPITSLPIKLIYAYGLNDDITYHDTRRGTKEVNLLRYKPRISPPDSQYFDLTTDNLTIPTEKTYYHCKIIKGPTFSQKQHIYRFEPLIRNVDLVHHLLLFRCPPGVTDVYEGQCYTGVQKEECMEGVALWGVGGGAFEFPAVAGLPIGGNNGESFYRLEVHYNNQNNTEGRVDNSGLRLYYTSELRQYDAGILGTGLVVAPGYAIPPRAKGFMTYGLCDTAYIPQVLSETPQDFQVFAAMLHTHLAGRKVRVGHFRGGKQIDLLAVDENYNFEYQDVTNLGKTKTVKLGDKLLVQCIYNTENRTKLTWGGLSTTDEMCLAFLLYYPAMSVSGCMSFPNLTALRTEMENPDETNWLTMMSTKAWDDASISQYQQTLKRIDQFVIVAGSNNNISRKIGKIPDLKVVPPALCRSGCASQSLAWISLLLSLALQWFS; this is encoded by the exons ATGTGCGCTGCCCTTTTAAAACATCTTAGAAAGAGAAAGACGGTCTTTTTAAAGGGTAATATGAGTCTGCTATCTCTTGTTTTGTCCTTGGTCTTGATTTCAGTCCAGTTATCTTGGGCTCAGGAAGATCCTCTTCTTCCTTTCTCTGAACACCTGGACCCCGAGCAGAAGGTACGACTGAAGTGGGGATTCGATGAGATCCAGGGCACCATTTTATTCGAGCTCACCGTCAACACCAGCGGCTGGATCGGTTTTGGCTTTAGCCCCAATGGAGGAATGACTGGAGCTGATATCGTCATTGGAGGAGTCGAACCAAATGGCAGCTATTTTGCG GACTGGCATGCTGCGGGGAATTCAATGCCTGTGGTCGACCAGCAACAAAACTATAAACTCCTGTCTCTAAACCAATCGGATGGGAAAACAGTCATGAAGTTTCAGAGGTCCATCGAGTCCTGTGATGAAGATGATTTACCCATCACT AGTCTTCCCATCAAGCTCATCTACGCTTATGGACTGAATGATGACATCACATACCACGATACCCGAAGAGGAACGAAGGAGGTGAACCTGTTGAGGTACAAGCCTCGGATAAGTCCTCCAGACAGCCAGTATTTCGACCTGACCACAGACAAT TTAACGATACCAACTGAAAAAACCTACTATCACTGCAAGATCATAAAAGGACCCACTTTCAGTCAGAAGCAGCACATTTATCGC TTTGAGCCATTAATCCGAAATGTGGATCTGGTGCATCACCTGCTGCTGTTTCGCTGTCCTCCAGGTGTAACAGATGTATATGAAGGACAATGTTACACAGGAGTGCAAAAAGAGGAGTGTATGGAGGGCGTGGCACTGTGGGGTGTTGGTGGAGGG GCTTTTGAATTCCCTGCAGTTGCCGGCCTTCCGATTGGAGGAAATAACGGCGAAAGTTTTTATAGGCTTGAAGTGCATTACAACAACCAAAATAACACTGAAG GTCGAGTTGATAACTCTGGTTTAAGATTGTACTATACATCTGAGCTCCGTCAGTATGATGCTGGTATTTTGGGGACGGGGCTTGTGGTGGCTCCTGGATATGCCATCCCACCTCGGGCGAAGGGTTTCATGACTTACGGCTTATGTGACACTGCTTATATTCCACAG GTTCTGTCCGAGACTCCACAAGATTTTCAGGTGTTCGCTGCAATGTTACACACACATTTGGCAGGACGAAAGGTGCGAGTTGGACACTTCAG AGGGGGTAAACAGATTGATCTCCTTGCTGTGgatgaaaattataattttgaatACCAGGATGTGACAAATTTGGGTAAAACTAAGACTGTGAAGTTG GGCGACAAATTGCTGGTGCAGTGCATTTACAACACAGAAAATCGCACAAAACTCACATGG GGAGGGCTCTCAACTACAGATGAGATGTGCTTGGCTTTCCTCTTGTATTATCCTGCTATGAGTGTTTCTGGGTGTATGAGCTTCCCGAATTTAACTGCTTTAAGAACCGAGATGGAAAACCCAGATGAGACTAA CTGGCTCACTATGATGTCTACAAAGGCTTGGGATGACGCATCTATAAGTCAGTACCAACAAACGCTGAAAAGAATCGACCAGTTTGTTATTGTCGCTGGCTCAAAT AATAACATATCACGCAAAATTGGGAAGATTCCTGATCTCAAAGTCGTTCCCCCTGCACTCTGCAGGAGCGGTTGTGCCTCTCAAAGTCTTGCATGGATATCACTGCTTCTCTCTTTGGCATTGCAATGGTTTTCTTAA
- the dusp23a gene encoding dual specificity protein phosphatase 23a, with product MPGLTPKNFSWIEPKKLAALALPSEPGHYKYLVENGITHLVCLCESKPPNYDTCLGITLHHINIVDFTPPTPSQIQRFLGIVEEANGKGQSVAVHCMHGHGRTGTMLACYLVKTRNISGLEAIKEVRRLRPGSIETEEQEKAVIEFHQHIQDSFCVNNINTPPTFKSI from the exons ATGCCAGGACTCACGCCGAAAAACTTCTCTTGGATCGAGCCAAAGAAACTCGCCGCGCTGGCTCTGccttcagaaccgggtcattaTAAGTACCTGGTGGAGAATGGCATCACACACCTGGTATGCTTGTGCGAATCCAAACCTCCGAACTATGACACCTGTCTCGGAATCACCCTGCATCACATCAACATCGTGGATTTCACACCACCCACTCCGAGCCAGATACAGCGATTCCTAGGCATCGTGGAGGAAGCCAATGGCAAAGGACAG AGTGTTGCGGTTCACTGTATGCACGGTCATGGCAGGACTGGGACCATGCTGGCCTGCTATCTTGTGAAAACCAGGAACATTTCAGGTCTGGAAGCCATCAAAGAAGTCCGGCGACTTCGACCGGGGTCGATTGAGACAGAAGAGCAAGAGAAAGCAGTGATAGAGTTTCATCAACACATTCAAGATAGTTTCTGTGTGAACAACATTAACACTCCACCCACATTTAAATCTATATAA